Part of the Caretta caretta isolate rCarCar2 chromosome 7, rCarCar1.hap1, whole genome shotgun sequence genome is shown below.
tgcaCAGTGGGGCTAGGcgcacactgctcccagaagtggccagcatgtctagcagtggctcctggggatggggtggggtggggcgggcagATCCGCCGCGTACTGCCCTCGCCTGCgggtaccacccccgaagctcTCATTAGccatggttccccgttcccagccaataggagctgcaggggaagtGCCTGCAGACAAGGtcagcacacagagccctctgcccccaccccagccccaggggccacagggatgtcatgcgagccacttccaggagcgtcgcggggccagggcaggcagggagtctgccttagccccgctgcacgagggggctggcaatcccacgggctgcactgaaagccctgacaggctggatctggcccaatgcccgtagtttgccctccctgATATAAATGCTCGGATACAGTAGATGGGGGTGATAGAGCACTAGAGCTGGACAGGAAACCTGTGGGGATACTGCATTTTCCAAGTTTTTCAAAATGCAGTTCTGCTGAAATCCAAATGCTTTGCAAACACCCTTGAATTTGGCCAAAATTTCatcttggagggaaaaaaaatgacACAGTAGTGGTGTCTCCATTCTCTGGAGCACACACCCAGCTATCAGCGCTCAGCTTGAGTTTACCAACCTGTTGATATTTGTGTAACAAACACTGAGATTCTTCAAGTTGTTTAAAGTCATCAAAGGAAGAAATACATTTGAGACtcagagacagacaaaggatTTAAAACATCCTTTATTTGAATTCTGCACAGAGGTTTGGTCTACACTAATTACATCAGTGGCTACAGGAGAATGCTGCTTCCACCTAAGTGGACACCTAcggacataactccacctccataaGAAGTGTAGCGCTAATGTTGCTGTAATTAAAGTGATGCCGTGtccatgtagacactgcattacttacattgaCTGTTGGGGTCATTCTTCTCATTTTCAGGGCAGCTTCTGTCTCAGAGCAGCagagggctcacagctggagccatgACACTGACAAGAAAGTCAATTTCACTCCTGGTAGGCTAGGTGCTGTGAAATTGAGCCTGCCCTGGGCTCAGAGCTTGGGCTGTCACCCAGGATGGGTAGGGAGCACCCACTGTCAGCTCTATGTGGCTGACAGTGCCCCACACTCAGCTGTAGGTTCCCCACAATGCCCCGTTTAAGTTggtacaagtgctcctggtgaagacacaccACCGGCAGCAGGGTTGTGGGGACACCAACAGCTGATtgaattactgtggtggctgtaggtCAACctaaattaagttgacctaattttgtagtgtaaacaagTCCTGACTATAGTGTCTCTTTCACTATAGaggagaggtgggcaaactacaacctgtgggccacatccggcccgcaggaactgcctggcccctgagctcctggtctgggaggctagcccccagcccctcccccgcagtttCTCCTCTTCCGGAGCCACGCTGCCACAcgggcagcactctgggcggcagggctgccaatcatgcagggcagcatggcagtgtgtctggctccagccgggcggcacggctgccagacatgctgctctgagctgcatacgaagggggctggggctggggggttggataaggggcaggaggtcccggggggcagccaggggacagggagtggttggatagggcagaggttctgggggtgggggtcagaggacagggaacgggggggttggataggtgtgggagtcctgagGGGCCTAACaggggtcaggggtgtggatggggtcggggcagtcaggggacagggagtggatggTGGGGAGgtgtcccgggagggggcagtcaggggacaaggagcagggggggttggatgggtcaggggttctaaggggggcagtcagtgggcggaaagtgggaggggcagatagggggcgggagccaggctgttggggaggcacagcctttcctacccagccctccatacagttttggaaccccgatgtggccctcgggccaaaaagtttgcccacccccggtCTTGCAGATTGCAATCCTGATTCTCTGTTGACTTACTCCTTCTGTAGTCATTAACATGTTGTTGATGTGGtgataaatgactacacaaggtgtaaggcagtggaaaatcaggcccaggaaTGTCAGGAAGCAGTGAAGGGAGGAGGACTCAGCCAGCTGGtcaccactgcagtagccaaGAGACACACCTCCATGAAGTGagaggggaaaacagagcagCTAGTCTGGTCCATGTCAACACAGAAGAGGTAACggacaaggaagaagaggaaaTGGGCTAAATTTATGCCACTCCTGTTACAGATGAGACTCTTAATGGCTCTGATGACACAGATAGTATCGATGCTGAGAAGCAATAATAATACCCAACACACAACTAACTGATGCATATCACAGCATCTGAAAGACTGAAACTTTTATTATGAGTCATTTTATCATTTGCTATGTCATTGCATCAGCTTTATAACATCTTCACTCACTGCATCCCCAGCAATCTTGGTTTCTTCTCATTTATGGATATGAAAGTGGAAGGTAACAGTGTTTGACTTCAGGAAATTAAAGCTTCTCAATAACCGTATTAGTCATCAGTGCCACTTTCTACTATTATTGAACCTGTAGCTATCGTCATATTCTGAGAACAAAATAAGCAAACAGGAAACAATTGTGCTCAACCTTCAATTTTACTGAGACTGGAATTTTTAATGACATTATTTGCATTCAGCTTTAATCTGTTCATCAGGTGACATTTTTTAACTATTAATTTGCCATTTATATCTAAAAAGCTCTGGGACTATCAGCATGTTCCCAGTTTCATATAAGTTTTTTCATTTGTGCCAGGATTACAGAGCTACAATGTGAATGGTATTAATGgtattttattttgcataacACAAAAATAACTCCACAGTTGTATTGCAACTATTGGCCAAAGAATTATCTGATACAATAATCATAATATTTAGGTAAGGTTTCCTTGGCAGCTGCTAACCACATGGTAACTGAGCTAGTGATAGCATAGTTTCCCTGTACAAGCACAGAGACAGGAGACATCTTTGTCTCTGTTGATCTGGGTTAACCTACCCTGAAGCTCCCAAATATTCATGGGTTTTAGGGAGGCTTCACACTTTCTCTTCTGCATGGCCCCCCTCAAATCTCTCCCATTTGAAGAGATGGTAGGCAGGAAACTTCAGGGGATGATCTGGATCCAAGAAATTAAAAGAACAGTCAATATTTATGTATATATTCTGCAGTAACTTAACTTTGCTGCTGTAAAGTTAGCTGGCCACCCAAGAAACAAAACGCCTTCAAGCCACAAATCCATTTTAGCACAATCATTATATCCTATATGTAGGTTATACAGTGTTAAAAATTTGTAACATTGCCCAAAGAATCAAAGTGTTTCATGTTAATTGTTGCTCATGTTAAAACTTAATGAGCCTGATTTTCCACTATCTCATTTAGTCACTAACACCAGTGCAAAACATTACCAAGTCGGAACTCTCCAATTATTTACACTTGTTTTGCACGCACTGTGCATAGGTCTGAATGACTACACaatgtgcaaggcagtggagtatCAGGCCCAAAATATCTAATTTAGAAATATACACAGCTGTATTTAAAATTCATTGTCATTCAGGTTTGGGAGATTATTTTTTAATACCATGAGTTCTTCATCCTGCAAGAAATATATACGCACAATACATTCTTATATGTTTAATGCGGACAGAAAAGCCATCTGATTGTATACTAAAGAAGAACACAGGAAACTGATATAAAACACTGGACCACTTTATGCATATAATTGTTACTTATGCTAATACTGAATAAAGATAGTGGCTGGCCCTCAAAATTCTTCCACCTAAAATACTTATACAAAGTGTGATAACAGATCAGTATTACAAAGCCACATAACTGAACATTCAAATAATGGTGAACAGGCACAAGATACAAACAAGTTTTAACCATGGACAAAAAATACTGCACTGTTGAGCAGACAATTCCATGCTGTCATGTGTCTTGGGCTCGCACTTTATATTTCGTAGTTTCTGAACTTCCTCAGAAGCTCTGAAGGGGCATCACCTGACCAGCGGAAACGCAAGTGCAAGCAATTTGAATCTAAAAAtcccatgaaaaaagaaaaaaagggagaggaaaTGAATTATtacaaagaaacatttaaaactgattagGCTAAAGTAGTtatagtgttgttgtagctgtgtcagtagcaggatatcagagagaaaaTGTGTgcgaggtagtatcttttattggactctctctcgccaacagaaattggtccaataaaagatattacctcacccactttggcTAAAGTAGGTCTTGATTATTGTGACTGAAATATAAGTCAAATGTAGGTCTTTAGCATGAAGTTTCAATCCTTGGTCGggatggagagggaggaggagagagagaacgTCTGAACAAAGGTGTCATCTGAACAAAAACTATTAACAAACTGATCAAATATGGGCAacattcattctctctgaagcacctagcactggccacggtcagaagacaggtttcagagcagcagccgcgttagtctgtatccgcaaaaaaaaaaggaggatttgaggcaccttagagactaacaaatttatttgagcataagctttcatgagctacagctcacttcatcggatgcattcagtggaaaatacagtggggagatttatatacacagagaacatgaaacaatggacgttaccatacacactgtaaggagagtgatcaaaaTCCAGGACACGAGTGGTATAAAACTGGGCCCTAATTGAGATAGCTAGTTAAATTAAGAGCCTACAGCTATTGGAATCCTTAGTATTGCAATTTGCACCTCTCaggccctgattttcaaaactgtacATATGCAGTTACTTGAATGTGAAGTCATCTTAGTTATACTCTATGCATACAAGTGGCCAACTGCATGAGCGATCACATTAATTGTACTCACAGTTCTGAAAATCATGTTCTCTGTCTAATATTCTTACATGTGCACAGCAAGTAATAAGACATATGCAAATGTACAGGAAACTAAGGAAATGGGAATTATTGAAAAAATTATGTAGTCACCCATTTCTTATCCAGTTTATCCTTTAAGGACCAATCCTGAATATCATACTCAAGCAAATCTTCCACTTAATTAGATGGGAGTTTTCCATGACTAAAAAGTTCAGTAAAAATGCCTAAACACTGAAATCTGTCACATCACTGTTCCACTTACTTGGAGAGTCTGGACTCTTTGGTGATTGTGGCTTCTCACCAGAAGTCTCAGCATCATCTTGTTCCCTTCTCTCATCTGACAATCCATCTTTACTGTTTTCAGCCTGTTGGGCCCAAGTGTCATTAGTTATGTTGTTGCTATTATTTAGCTCAGGTGCTTCCAGCATTGGCTCTTTTTTACTTCTGACAGCCCAGTGCATTGACTAAATAAATCAAAAAATAACAAATGGACAAATCTAAGTTGTACATTAAATTTTAAACATAACATAGGCTAGTTTTCTACTTTAAAGGAGTCAGTGTGCAGTTACTCAGGTTTATTCTTTTTAACTAACAGAAGTATgctctaggacaggggttctcaaccttttcctttcggagcctccccccccgcccccaacatgctataaaaactccatggcccacctgtg
Proteins encoded:
- the DNAJC12 gene encoding dnaJ homolog subfamily C member 12 isoform X2; translation: MRVEQILAEFKIKALECHPDKHPGNPKAVENFQKLQQAKEILTNEESRACYDYWRRSKITIPFQQWEALSNSIKTSMHWAVRSKKEPMLEAPELNNSNNITNDTWAQQAENSKDGLSDERREQDDAETSGEKPQSPKSPDSPNSNCLHLRFRWSGDAPSELLRKFRNYEI